The Halalkalibacter krulwichiae genome has a segment encoding these proteins:
- a CDS encoding flotillin family protein has protein sequence MGTIWLFLTSIFLFALLIIAGVAFFIFKKRYRTASSNQALIITGPKLGNPEEDSRIFFDENGRSLKIIRGGGIRLKMFQTCTPVDLNSFQIKLTTPKVYTSQGVPVVADAVTSVKIADSLIGIANYAEQFLGKKDKEIEEEVSKVLGTNLRAILSKMTVEEINNDRESFNHQVQDIAQQELDNMGFKITSFGLDDLRDADAENGYLENLGRPRIAEIRKKAEMAESDAEKETRMYKARNNQEAQDEENKRLSAIAESRKEKDIKAAQIKEETERARAKSEQAYELEKARLAQQIKEEEMKIQYIERQRQVELELEEQKRRKALADANAYDIKANAEAEADKARIDGETKAMIEKQKGLAEAEVIRERGRAEAEAKELMAQAMEKYGEAAILEMFIEMLPKYAREVAQPLSKIEGMKVIDLGGSDSNGAAKVTGNVTKTMVGLQESLKESTGMDLKAMLESFVSRGQADHFKTYVSQVAAGEEGDEKEQDLSKDESENNGNEDKLN, from the coding sequence ATGGGTACGATCTGGTTGTTTCTAACGAGTATTTTTCTTTTTGCTTTACTGATTATTGCTGGGGTGGCGTTTTTTATTTTTAAGAAGCGGTATAGAACGGCTAGTTCCAATCAGGCATTGATTATTACGGGTCCGAAGCTTGGTAATCCTGAAGAGGATTCTAGGATATTCTTTGATGAGAATGGAAGAAGTTTGAAGATTATTCGTGGTGGTGGAATTCGTTTGAAGATGTTTCAAACGTGTACGCCTGTTGATTTAAATTCATTTCAAATTAAGTTAACTACGCCCAAAGTATATACGTCTCAAGGGGTTCCGGTTGTTGCTGATGCGGTAACATCGGTGAAAATTGCTGATTCGTTAATCGGGATTGCGAACTATGCGGAACAGTTTTTAGGGAAGAAGGATAAGGAGATTGAAGAAGAGGTTTCGAAAGTGCTCGGGACGAATCTGCGTGCGATTTTATCGAAAATGACGGTCGAGGAAATCAATAATGACCGTGAATCGTTTAATCACCAGGTTCAGGACATTGCTCAACAGGAATTAGATAATATGGGCTTTAAGATTACGTCGTTTGGATTGGATGATCTTCGTGATGCGGATGCAGAAAATGGTTATTTAGAAAATCTAGGGCGTCCTCGTATTGCGGAAATCCGCAAAAAGGCTGAAATGGCTGAGTCGGATGCTGAGAAGGAAACAAGAATGTATAAAGCGCGAAACAATCAAGAAGCGCAAGATGAGGAAAATAAACGACTAAGCGCGATTGCGGAGTCGAGAAAAGAAAAAGATATTAAAGCAGCTCAGATTAAAGAAGAAACGGAACGAGCGAGAGCCAAGTCAGAGCAAGCCTATGAACTTGAAAAAGCGAGACTTGCGCAGCAAATTAAAGAAGAAGAAATGAAAATTCAATACATCGAACGCCAAAGACAGGTAGAGCTTGAGTTAGAGGAACAAAAACGTCGTAAAGCTCTAGCCGATGCCAATGCGTACGACATTAAAGCAAACGCAGAAGCTGAGGCAGATAAAGCTAGAATCGACGGGGAAACGAAGGCGATGATTGAGAAACAAAAAGGTCTGGCGGAAGCGGAGGTTATTCGCGAACGCGGTCGTGCCGAGGCGGAGGCAAAAGAGCTTATGGCTCAAGCGATGGAGAAATACGGCGAAGCGGCGATTCTCGAAATGTTTATCGAGATGCTTCCTAAATATGCGCGCGAAGTAGCTCAGCCGCTTTCGAAAATTGAAGGCATGAAAGTGATTGACCTTGGTGGCTCGGACTCTAATGGAGCAGCTAAAGTGACAGGCAACGTCACGAAAACGATGGTTGGTTTGCAGGAAAGCTTAAAGGAAAGCACAGGAATGGACTTGAAAGCAATGCTAGAAAGCTTTGTATCGCGCGGGCAAGCCGATCACTTTAAGACGTACGTGTCACAGGTTGCAGCTGGCGAAGAAGGAGATGAGAAGGAGCAAGATTTAAGTAAGGATGAGTCTGAGAATAACGGCAATGAAGATAAACTGAATTAG
- a CDS encoding GntR family transcriptional regulator has translation MLEEKLIDKDGVIPLYHQLKTLLKGQIEEEVWKVDEMIPSERELSEQFEISRMTVRHAINDLVNEGILYRKRGMGTFVAKPKINQGLTKLSNFTSDMEQRGLKPGAKVLHVKVIPATKKIAELLQIKENDNVVELFRLRLANDEPMALERSFLPLEKVAPILTGSLENKSLYKELREKCNLNLALAKQSIEISYATQAEDAKLLDIEINTPVLLIERRTFTDTDMPVEYVQSLYRADRYKFSIEMKV, from the coding sequence ATGCTAGAGGAAAAACTGATTGATAAAGATGGTGTGATCCCTTTATATCATCAATTGAAAACGCTTTTAAAGGGACAGATTGAAGAAGAAGTCTGGAAAGTCGATGAGATGATTCCGTCTGAGAGAGAGTTAAGTGAGCAGTTTGAAATTAGCCGAATGACGGTTCGACATGCGATTAATGATCTTGTTAATGAAGGGATTTTGTATCGTAAAAGAGGGATGGGGACCTTTGTAGCTAAGCCGAAAATTAACCAAGGGCTAACTAAGCTTTCCAATTTCACGAGTGATATGGAACAACGTGGACTAAAACCAGGTGCGAAAGTGTTACATGTGAAGGTAATTCCAGCAACGAAGAAAATCGCTGAGTTATTACAAATTAAAGAAAATGATAATGTCGTAGAATTGTTTCGTTTAAGGTTAGCAAACGATGAGCCGATGGCACTGGAGCGTTCGTTCTTGCCTCTTGAGAAAGTCGCACCGATATTAACAGGGTCTTTAGAGAACAAATCATTATATAAAGAACTGAGAGAAAAGTGTAATTTGAATTTAGCATTAGCTAAACAATCGATTGAGATTTCGTATGCTACTCAAGCTGAGGATGCAAAGCTCTTAGATATCGAAATTAATACTCCGGTTCTATTAATTGAGAGACGAACGTTCACTGATACGGACATGCCTGTTGAGTATGTGCAGTCTTTGTATCGAGCTGACCGTTATAAATTCTCTATTGAGATGAAGGTATAA
- a CDS encoding transporter substrate-binding domain-containing protein produces MILSKLEKNKNVKKVIVALLVAAFVAMLAACGSAEESGADSGEAAEPAEIQEIKVAVVQDYPPFEYIEDGDLTGFDIEIVEAIAENQGIEVSWEIMKFDGIIPALQANQVDAAVSAITIREDRAEVVDFTAPYFESGLSLVVPADSEINSIEDLEGAQLVAKQGTSGLEKAREFAAEYSGDVTTLQDDATMYMEIVSGNADALVNDYPSVAYKIALDGDDSDVRIVGDRLTGEDYGIAVSKGAEGLLEVLDAGLAEIMENGQYDEIYSNYFAE; encoded by the coding sequence TTGATTCTTTCAAAACTAGAGAAAAACAAGAATGTGAAAAAGGTGATCGTTGCTTTACTAGTGGCTGCGTTTGTTGCGATGCTTGCTGCTTGTGGGTCGGCTGAAGAGTCAGGAGCAGATTCTGGGGAAGCGGCAGAGCCTGCAGAGATTCAGGAAATCAAAGTGGCTGTTGTTCAGGACTACCCGCCGTTTGAATATATTGAAGATGGAGATTTAACGGGTTTTGACATTGAGATTGTCGAAGCGATTGCCGAAAATCAAGGCATTGAAGTGAGCTGGGAGATCATGAAGTTTGACGGAATTATTCCAGCGCTGCAAGCGAATCAAGTAGATGCGGCGGTATCGGCGATTACGATTCGTGAAGATCGTGCAGAGGTGGTTGATTTCACAGCGCCGTACTTTGAGTCCGGTCTATCATTAGTTGTTCCAGCAGATAGTGAGATCAATAGCATCGAAGATTTAGAGGGGGCACAGCTTGTTGCCAAGCAAGGGACATCAGGTCTTGAAAAAGCGAGAGAGTTCGCGGCTGAATACAGTGGCGATGTAACGACGCTTCAAGATGATGCAACGATGTACATGGAAATCGTTTCTGGGAATGCAGATGCCTTAGTGAACGACTATCCGAGTGTGGCGTACAAAATTGCGCTAGATGGCGATGACTCAGATGTTCGTATCGTCGGTGATCGTCTTACTGGGGAAGACTATGGAATCGCTGTTTCAAAAGGAGCAGAGGGCTTGCTTGAAGTCTTAGATGCAGGTCTTGCTGAGATTATGGAAAACGGTCAATACGACGAAATTTACAGTAACTACTTTGCAGAGTAA
- a CDS encoding ATP-binding protein gives MKSASITILPPPQIVSNIFQILKHQKKSKPVQNHMSVKTLSIMPPYRHPHHAASALSLIGGERA, from the coding sequence ATGAAAAGTGCATCTATTACTATTTTGCCCCCTCCCCAAATAGTCTCTAATATCTTTCAAATACTAAAACACCAAAAAAAATCAAAACCTGTACAAAATCATATGTCAGTTAAAACACTAAGTATCATGCCTCCATACAGACATCCCCATCATGCTGCATCAGCTCTGTCGCTAATCGGCGGGGAACGAGCCTGA
- a CDS encoding sugar phosphate isomerase/epimerase family protein translates to MSHLKLSFEIWPNMPWGRLEICGPASNSWGDKSLEWCVERIAEYGYEGFDVVYPKIMELRPNEYDDEVKKVRAAMTKHNIAFSSIGCHTTFVTPRYFDRENGIAKFKKAIDAAADMGAETVVTLIGDGYYDPPLYNLMTRKEAWNQVVTATREVADYAKQYNIDVSIELIQGTIINDIRSTLKLFEDVDRSNVYCCVDVGTFYTTVKPKMPIKQAIQKLGDRIRVVHVKDEVGFPNIMQSQHVWFGGGFVDFEEMADALKSVGYKHYNSVEWEAWQAGGLYGVGEPSGIGLNDFDRVAVEAKEYLEENGWGKLK, encoded by the coding sequence ATGTCACATTTAAAACTTTCTTTTGAGATTTGGCCGAATATGCCGTGGGGTCGTTTGGAAATTTGTGGTCCGGCATCAAACAGTTGGGGAGACAAGTCCCTTGAGTGGTGTGTGGAGCGTATTGCGGAATATGGTTATGAAGGATTCGATGTTGTTTATCCTAAGATTATGGAGCTCCGTCCAAATGAGTACGATGATGAAGTGAAAAAGGTTCGTGCAGCGATGACGAAGCATAATATCGCGTTTTCTTCTATCGGTTGCCATACGACGTTTGTGACGCCTCGTTATTTTGATCGTGAAAATGGAATTGCGAAGTTCAAAAAAGCGATTGATGCGGCTGCGGATATGGGAGCTGAAACGGTTGTTACGCTAATTGGGGATGGTTATTATGATCCGCCACTATACAACTTAATGACGCGTAAAGAAGCATGGAACCAAGTGGTTACTGCAACGCGTGAAGTAGCAGATTATGCGAAGCAATACAATATTGATGTAAGTATTGAGTTGATCCAAGGAACGATTATCAATGACATTCGTTCAACATTAAAATTATTTGAAGATGTTGATCGTTCAAATGTCTATTGTTGTGTTGACGTCGGGACGTTCTATACAACAGTCAAGCCGAAGATGCCGATCAAACAAGCGATTCAGAAGTTAGGCGATCGAATCAGAGTGGTTCACGTTAAAGATGAGGTCGGTTTCCCAAACATTATGCAATCACAGCACGTATGGTTCGGCGGCGGGTTTGTTGATTTTGAAGAAATGGCAGATGCGTTGAAGAGTGTCGGATATAAGCACTATAACTCGGTTGAGTGGGAAGCATGGCAAGCAGGCGGTTTATATGGTGTAGGGGAACCATCTGGTATTGGGTTAAATGATTTTGACCGTGTGGCGGTTGAGGCAAAAGAATACTTAGAAGAAAATGGCTGGGGTAAGCTGAAGTAA
- a CDS encoding amino acid ABC transporter ATP-binding protein, which produces MIKIENLQKSFGELEVLKDMNAEIEEKEVVCVIGPSGSGKSTFLRCINRLEEPTGGSIYIEGTDITDPKNNINKMRQRLGMVFQQFNLFPHMTVLQNVTVAPKRLKGKAKADADRLGRELLEKVGLSDKADVYPDHLSGGQKQRAAIARALAMEPSIMLFDEPTSALDPEMVGDVLAVMKDLTKEGMTMVIVTHEMGFAREVADRVIFMDGGYIVEEGVPEELFGNPQHERTKAFLSKVL; this is translated from the coding sequence ATGATCAAAATTGAGAACTTACAAAAATCATTCGGTGAGCTAGAAGTGTTAAAAGATATGAATGCCGAAATTGAAGAAAAAGAAGTCGTTTGTGTCATCGGTCCATCGGGCTCGGGGAAAAGCACGTTCTTGCGCTGCATAAACCGACTCGAAGAACCAACGGGCGGCTCTATTTATATAGAAGGAACCGATATTACCGATCCGAAAAACAACATTAACAAAATGCGTCAACGCTTAGGAATGGTGTTCCAGCAATTTAATTTATTCCCGCATATGACCGTTTTGCAAAATGTCACCGTCGCGCCAAAGCGTTTGAAAGGCAAAGCAAAAGCAGATGCCGACCGACTTGGCCGTGAGCTTCTTGAAAAAGTCGGCTTATCCGACAAAGCAGATGTGTATCCAGACCACTTATCTGGAGGACAAAAGCAGCGCGCCGCTATCGCAAGAGCCCTTGCGATGGAACCTAGCATTATGCTGTTTGATGAGCCAACATCTGCCCTTGACCCAGAAATGGTCGGCGATGTCCTTGCGGTTATGAAAGACCTGACTAAAGAAGGAATGACGATGGTCATCGTTACTCACGAGATGGGATTTGCTAGGGAAGTAGCCGACCGGGTTATTTTCATGGACGGTGGGTATATCGTCGAAGAAGGAGTTCCGGAAGAGTTGTTTGGCAACCCGCAGCATGAGCGGACGAAGGCGTTTTTGTCGAAGGTGTTGTAG
- a CDS encoding N-acetyltransferase, translating into MRIELFNKSEMNVDTLTDIWYQGSVQAHDFISPDYWHSKIKDMRDQYIPMSETYVIYDQSEIAGFVSMVDDYLAALFIHPHYQGNGYGKELLNFIKGQKSKASLKVYKKNESAVRFYERNGFVIKEMLLDENTKHEELLMEWEE; encoded by the coding sequence TTGAGAATAGAGTTATTTAACAAATCAGAGATGAATGTTGATACGTTGACCGACATTTGGTATCAAGGATCGGTTCAAGCACATGATTTTATTAGTCCGGATTACTGGCATTCAAAAATAAAGGACATGAGAGATCAATACATTCCCATGTCAGAGACGTATGTCATTTACGATCAATCAGAAATAGCTGGCTTCGTTTCCATGGTGGATGATTATTTAGCGGCTCTTTTCATTCATCCGCACTATCAAGGAAATGGCTATGGAAAAGAGTTGCTGAACTTCATAAAAGGGCAAAAATCAAAAGCGTCTTTGAAAGTTTATAAGAAAAATGAGTCAGCTGTTCGCTTCTATGAAAGAAACGGTTTTGTGATTAAGGAAATGTTGTTAGATGAGAATACAAAGCATGAAGAGTTATTGATGGAGTGGGAAGAGTAA
- a CDS encoding transposase, with translation MPRKARVKSKTGIYHIMWRGAGGQDIFHDDEDRLKYLDTVLKYKQKVDISVYAWCLMSNHVHLLLREGNEDISITMKRMAVSFASYFNWKYRVRGHLFQDRFRSENVETAQYLKTVVRYIHQNPLKAGMVDQVDGWRWSSCRGYYGKTVYPLGLLDDELVLGMFSNEGKVKRERFKEFNEERNDDKFFDEPIFKRRLTDEEARSEIRKILGDVDIPQVKSLPREKRNDLLRKVKQINGVSQRQAARILGVSPSLVFKA, from the coding sequence ATGCCTCGTAAAGCTAGAGTGAAAAGCAAAACTGGGATCTACCATATTATGTGGAGAGGGGCGGGAGGACAGGATATTTTTCATGATGATGAGGATCGGTTAAAGTATCTTGATACGGTCTTGAAATATAAACAGAAAGTGGATATTAGCGTTTATGCTTGGTGTTTGATGAGTAATCATGTTCACCTTCTATTGCGGGAGGGGAATGAGGATATTTCGATTACAATGAAGCGAATGGCGGTAAGTTTTGCTTCTTATTTTAATTGGAAGTATCGTGTGAGAGGCCATCTGTTTCAGGACAGGTTTAGAAGCGAGAATGTTGAGACTGCTCAGTATTTGAAAACAGTAGTCAGGTATATCCATCAAAACCCGCTAAAAGCAGGCATGGTTGATCAAGTTGATGGGTGGCGCTGGAGCAGCTGTCGCGGGTACTATGGGAAGACAGTGTATCCCTTAGGATTACTCGATGATGAATTGGTTTTAGGAATGTTTTCAAATGAGGGTAAAGTGAAGAGGGAACGGTTCAAGGAGTTTAATGAAGAACGAAATGATGACAAGTTTTTTGATGAGCCTATTTTTAAACGGAGGTTAACGGACGAAGAGGCGCGTTCTGAAATTAGAAAGATTCTTGGTGACGTAGATATCCCACAAGTTAAGAGTTTGCCTAGGGAAAAACGAAATGATTTACTCCGGAAAGTAAAACAAATAAATGGGGTTTCCCAAAGACAAGCAGCAAGGATCTTGGGAGTTTCTCCTAGTCTAGTTTTTAAAGCTTAG
- a CDS encoding amino acid ABC transporter permease, with translation MIDALPVLLKGLWWTIVITVISLLIALVIGLVLGLFSISRNKLLRAIAMIYVDIIRGTPILVQILFIYFGLPAGTGITMSALTAGIIAISINAGAYLVEIFRAGINSIDKGQMEAGRTLGFSYAETMRLIILPQAVRRMIPAFVNQFIVSIKDTSLLSVIGIAELTMSGQSIYAMNFRAFEILALVGILYFVLIYALTLFSRWLERRLDVA, from the coding sequence ATGATTGATGCGTTACCAGTGCTATTAAAAGGGTTGTGGTGGACGATTGTCATTACAGTCATTTCTCTTTTAATTGCACTCGTGATTGGCTTAGTGTTAGGGCTTTTTAGTATTTCGAGAAACAAGTTACTAAGGGCGATTGCGATGATTTATGTTGATATCATTCGCGGGACGCCGATTTTGGTACAAATTCTATTTATCTATTTTGGTTTACCGGCTGGGACAGGGATTACGATGAGTGCGCTAACGGCGGGGATTATTGCGATTAGCATTAACGCTGGTGCGTATTTAGTAGAAATTTTCCGTGCTGGGATTAATTCAATTGATAAAGGTCAAATGGAGGCAGGGAGAACACTAGGGTTTTCTTATGCGGAGACGATGCGCTTAATTATTTTGCCACAAGCCGTTCGCCGGATGATTCCTGCTTTTGTGAACCAGTTTATTGTCAGCATTAAAGATACATCGCTTCTTTCGGTCATCGGGATTGCGGAATTAACGATGTCGGGTCAGTCCATTTATGCAATGAACTTCAGAGCATTTGAAATTCTAGCATTGGTCGGAATTCTCTATTTCGTCCTCATCTATGCTCTAACCTTATTTTCACGCTGGCTTGAAAGGAGACTCGATGTCGCATGA